One part of the Plasmodium yoelii strain 17X genome assembly, chromosome: 13 genome encodes these proteins:
- a CDS encoding DNA-directed RNA polymerase, alpha subunit, putative, producing MRLITISIWVLTILFTYNKCLKVKNLFYIPSNKKNIFFENGLNKKKQNCSEKLFYTIRKYHTSKNGAKQILGNNKDNNNNNNNSPDINEEYKVFQKTNFIKKYQITKEEIETYIEQIKNNKTSGYEPKFPKDAFRTPDGLTNVILDYKYKNDNLKIHNYYYFFMQFLKKLSENNHKQNDNTLISIHDFLYLKKKGFFEGELYTWKNWILLNRGEWKDEIGYDNNENTEYEIKTIRPIVEPKMKRMPIEYWGSFRAIDFNVNHYPIYKKLFDYFNKINVNEDEPYHKIHPFLFYPRFSVGRDRGGLSYGDANYFGNYGDIYKKNEERKKRLKMLKENSSNNSSNNGGDASIHFDLGQNDNYENDNYENEDKESVINSNIHKEHFIDKYDFGPNDIKIEEATDVLIYPQNGRLYQKFYIGPLNITDGHTFGSLIKYVCQSQIYGYAIVGIKIHNMNEDTKIENTQEDLLEIALNLSDVCIYSKEINIETNIRLIFKGPLMLVAGMIPLPSHLKVVNKEQYICTIKENGYIDISIKIEYGKGHWITYDKGLYKREIGSDNECMKKRQIKEVVNNNYTPLTASFSPCRMVRTTVHKIATKYWCEDRCEFTDPKQMLVVEIWTDPRMLPKNVLLYGIKNIKKILKKFREMIINDTDFPCDQEDREIKKLWPFIDRYKYLQTKQKMEGGPPIVNIDEELNTKNNNVNTDQNGFKMDEKNVQNPFTQALIDPGNFPKHSNIMLPLQETPPPYIDTLDWLKMEVNKDKNSTKLDGRNKKQNDKFKNKRIFDYDNYLDDQLADILSDNPSSS from the coding sequence ATGCGACTTATTACTATTTCAATATGGGTATTAACAATACtttttacatataataaatgtttaaAAGTTAAAAACTTATTTTATATCCCAAGCaataaaaagaatatattttttgaaaatggattaaataaaaaaaagcaaaattGTTCAGAAAAACTTTTTTATACAATCAGAAAATATCACACCTCAAAAAATGGCGCAAAACAAATCCTAGGAAACAATAAGGAtaacaacaataataataataatagtccTGATATAAATGAGGAATATAAAGTGTttcaaaaaacaaatttcATAAAAAAGTACCAAATAACAAAAGAAGAAATTGAAACTTATAttgaacaaataaaaaacaacaaaacAAGTGGTTATGAACCTAAATTTCCAAAAGATGCATTTAGAACACCAGATGGATTAACAAATGTTATTTTggattataaatataaaaatgataatttaaaaatacacaattattattatttttttatgcaatttttaaaaaaactaTCAGAAAATAATCATAAGCAAAATGACAATACCTTAATAAGTATACACGATTttttatacttaaaaaaaaaaggatttTTTGAAGGAGAATTATATACATGGAAAAATTGGATCTTACTTAATAGAGGAGAATGGAAAGATGAGATAggatatgataataatgagaATACagaatatgaaataaaaacaataagaCCAATTGTGGAACCCAAAATGAAAAGAATGCCAATAGAATATTGGGGAAGTTTTAGAGCAATTGATTTTAATGTAAATCATTAtcctatatataaaaaattattcgattattttaataaaataaatgtaaatgaGGATGAACCATATCACAAAATTCatccttttcttttttatccTCGATTTAGTGTGGGTCGAGATAGAGGAGGGTTGAGTTATGGTGATGCAAATTATTTTGGAAATTATGgagatatttataaaaaaaatgaagaaagaaaaaaaaggttAAAAATGTTGAAAGAAAATAGTAGTAACAATAGTAGTAACAATGGTGGAGATGCAAGTATACATTTCGATTTGGGCCAAAAtgataattatgaaaatgataattatgaaaatgagGATAAAGAAAGTGTTATAAATTCGAATATACATAAAGAACATTTTATTGATAAATATGATTTTGGGCCTAATGATATTAAAATTGAAGAAGCAACAgatgtattaatatatccACAAAATGGACGATTAtatcaaaaattttatataggTCCATTAAATATAACAGATGGACATACATTTGGttcattaattaaatatgtatGTCAAAGTCAAATATATGGTTATGCTATAGTAGgtataaaaatacataatatgaatgaagatacaaaaattgaaaatacaCAAGAAGATTTACTTGAAATTGCTTTAAATTTATCTGatgtttgtatatatagtaaagaaataaatatagaaacAAATATTCGTTTAATTTTTAAAGGACCTTTAATGTTAGTTGCTGGAATGATCCCATTACCATCTCATTTAAAAGTTGTAAATAAAgaacaatatatatgtacaataaaagaaaatggatACATTGATATTTCTATTAAAATTGAATATGGTAAAGGACATTGGATAACATATGATAAAGGTTTATATAAAAGAGAAATAGGATCAGATAATGAATGTATgaaaaaaagacaaataaaagaagttgtaaataataattatacacCATTAACTGCTAGTTTTAGTCCTTGTAGAATGGTTCGAACCACTGTTCATAAAATTGCAACAAAATATTGGTGTGAAGATAGATGTGAATTTACAGATCCTAAGCAAATGTTAGTTGTTGAAATTTGGACTGATCCAAGAATGTTACCAAAAAATGTTCTATTATAtggtattaaaaatattaaaaaaattttaaaaaaatttagagAAATGATAATCAATGATACAGATTTTCCATGTGATCAAGAAGATcgagaaattaaaaaattatggcCTTTCATTgatagatataaatatttacaaacTAAACAAAAAATGGAAGGTGGCCCACCTATAGTTAATATTGATGAAGAATtaaacacaaaaaataataatgttaataCTGATCAAAATGGATTCAAAAtggatgaaaaaaatgttcaAAATCCATTTACTCAGGCTCTTATAGACCCAGGAAATTTTCCAAAACATTCAAATATAATGTTACCATTACAAGAAACCCCCCCTCCTTATATCGATACTTTAGATTGGCTTAAAATGGAAGTGAATAAGGATAAAAATTCTACTAAACTTGAtggaagaaataaaaaacaaaatgataaatttaaaaacaaacGGATATTTGACTATGATAATTATTTGGATGATCAGCTTGCTGATATATTAAGTGATAATCCGAGCTCTTCTTGA
- a CDS encoding HSP20-like chaperone, putative, with amino-acid sequence MLKLIKNFTIFSSILFFVHFLTVNCINSSYYHSRICKIKSINHSKPIIYKILKSAHFIRVPIKSIPINKKSNKKSNKKLNEKLNEKSILSNTEQNDSDLDIELENLMKDIEDGKLGNESLKLYREIEKNAAIKEEQTKQIEEQINQMEQMKSINEHNVEDVINNTDNDLKTCVRKAFYNTGVNENDNMNVKKEYSNINKIEKTFDEIDDINSPNENLNINDIYKKINSMKDDDYKSVPFKDTAKEIMKYKGMLHMPYEMGTLLNNTKFDWRESLDHIELNIPIFDETNQEDILFQIKNDYIKLEIMVNGEKIILLDHKLCGKICCDDAYWVITKDYKINEKHIHLVLSKVDRFKYIWEKLFQDL; translated from the exons ATGctaaaattaataaagaattttaccattttttcaAGCatccttttttttgttcatttccTTACTGTCAATTGTATTAATAGTTCGTATTACCACTCAAGAATATGCAAGATAAAATCAATTAATCATTCTAAAcctataatttataaaatattaaaatctGCCCATTTTATAAGAGTTCCTATAAAAAGTATAcccataaataaaaaatcgaATAAAAAATCGAACAAAAAATTGAATGAAAAATTGAATGAAAAATCAATTTTGTCTAACACAGAACAAAATGACAGCGACTTAGATATCGAACTTGag AATTTAATGAAAGATATAGAAGATGGAAAGCTGGGAAATGAGTCGCTAAAGTTGTATAGAGAAATTGAG AAAAATGCTGCCATAAAAGAGGAACAAACAAAACAAATCGAAGAACAGATAAATCAAATGGAACAAATGAAATCAATAAATGAACATAATGTTGAAgatgtaataaataatactgacaatgatttaaaaacatGTGTTAGAAAGGCATTTTATAATACAGGGgttaatgaaaatgataatatgaATGTTAAGAAAGAATAtagtaatattaataaaatagaaaaaacaTTTGATGAAATTGATGATATAAATAGTCCAAATGAAAAtcttaatataaatgatatatataaaaaaataaattctaTGAAAGATGATGATTATAAATCAGTTCCCTTTAAAGACACTGCAAAGGAAATAATGAag TATAAGGGTATGTTACATATGCCATATGAAATGGGAACCCTTTTAAATAATACTAA GTTTGATTGGAGAGAATCATTAGATCATATTGAATTAAATATTCCTATTTTTGatg AAACAAATCAAgaagatattttatttcaaataaaaaatgattatataaaGTTAGAAATAATGGTGAATGgagaaaaaattattttattagatCATAAA TTATGTGGAAAAATATGCTGTGATGATGCATATTGGGTTATAACAAaagattataaaataaatgaaaaacatATTCATTTAGTTCTCTCGAAAGTGGAtcgttttaaatatatttgggAAAAACTATTTCAAGATTTATAA
- a CDS encoding dihydroorotase, putative, translated as MENGFSIPLADDMHCHLRQDEMLKFTVPAIKKGGCNRVLVMPNTTPIISSCEEAKKYRDELIKYDNSIEYLMTLYLNKKTDENDILNNYKECNLQGIKIYPSNVTTNSNDGVSNLEPYYKIFSTLEKINKSLHIHCEEPNINPVYAEKEYLQHIHDISIKFPHLKIVLEHISTENMIEMVKKYPNVAGSITPHHLHLTIDDVVDIKNYDYSFNNTDIEKYVKNVYNYCKPLPKTLDDKIALCNIIKEGNPKVFLGSDSAPHYQKFKQEPHYKPGIFTQPFLLSYLAHIFNKFNSLDKIENFACKNAAQFLNLEPKSIENNQNSIIYIQKKNLTIPNDYFGVVPFLANQTIDFTASYKYDVV; from the coding sequence atggaaaacGGGTTTAGCATTCCGTTAGCAGATGATATGCATTGTCATTTAAGGCAAGATGAGATGTTAAAATTTACAGTCCCTGCAATAAAAAAAGGAGGATGTAATCGAGTTTTAGTAATGCCTAACACTACACCAATTATAAGTAGTTGCGAAGAAGCCAAGAAATATAGAgatgaattaataaaatatgataacaGTATAGAATATTTGATGACtctatatttaaataaaaaaactgatgaaaatgatatattaaataattataaagaaTGTAATTTAcaaggaataaaaatatacccaAGTAATGTAACAACGAATTCTAACGATGGTGTGTCAAATTTAGAaccatattataaaatattttctacattagaaaaaataaataaaagtttACATATACATTGTGAAGAACCTAATATAAATCCAGTATATGCAGAAAAAGAATATTTACAACATATACATGATATATCTATTAAATTTCCACATTTAAAAATAGTTTTAGAACATATATCAACTGAAAATATGATAGAAATGGTTAAAAAATATCCAAATGTAGCAGGATCTATTACACCTCATCATTTACATCTAACTATTGATGATGTtgtagatataaaaaattatgattattCATTTAACAATACAgatattgaaaaatatgtaaaaaatgtatataattattgtaAGCCTTTACCTAAAACATTAGATGATAAAATAGCATTATGCAATATTATAAAAGAGGGAAACCCTAAAGTATTTTTAGGTTCTGACTCGGCTCCACATTAtcaaaaatttaaacaaGAACCTCATTATAAGCCTGGTATTTTTACACAACCTTTTCTTTTATCATATCTTgctcatatatttaataaatttaattccttagacaaaattgaaaattttgCTTGTAAAAATGCTgcacaatttttaaatttggaACCTAAATCTATcgaaaataatcaaaatagtattatatacatacaaaaaaaaaatcttaCAATACCAAATGACTATTTTGGAGTTGTTCCATTTTTAGCTAATCAAACAATTGATTTTACTGCATCCTATAAATATGATGTCGTTTAA